A DNA window from Chlamydia felis Fe/C-56 contains the following coding sequences:
- a CDS encoding glycine cleavage protein H-like protein, whose amino-acid sequence MWYSDCHVWIQPIHSDVVRLGLTDKMGKNLGKILHIDLPEVGGFCKEGEVLVILESSKSAIEVLSPVSGEIIEINESLKEDIQLLNHSPEEAGWFVIVKLDQKLNIENLSLKE is encoded by the coding sequence ATGTGGTATTCTGATTGTCATGTGTGGATTCAGCCGATTCACAGTGATGTTGTGCGTCTCGGGCTGACAGATAAAATGGGGAAGAATTTGGGGAAAATTCTTCACATCGACTTGCCTGAAGTGGGAGGTTTCTGCAAAGAGGGCGAGGTCCTGGTTATCCTAGAGTCTTCAAAGTCTGCTATTGAGGTTTTAAGCCCGGTTTCTGGGGAAATTATTGAGATTAATGAGAGTCTCAAAGAGGATATTCAACTTCTGAATCACTCTCCTGAGGAGGCTGGGTGGTTTGTCATCGTTAAACTTGATCAAAAATTAAATATCGAAAATCTTTCTCTTAAAGAGTAG
- a CDS encoding membrane protein produces the protein MLAFFYKHQKKFMGLVIVGVCISGIGVGWGRYPGEATRKGANKVVFSVPGKRYSEREFLAIKRFFVNEAYPFTGNPTEWNFLNEGLLTERFLTNKIGEKLFLKVYSQDYPAFKKEKRYQPYRRFDSPFISSEEVWKSSAPRLYQALTTLQEIENPVSPEGFVARVQLFLEEKKFPHYILKQMLEYRRQMFNLPQDAVLAQGKDLRLFGYRNISDWFGEAYVSAAVEALLRFVNEQKKNIAMPSLKEARQDFQDKAQQAFTKLSKHAGLALSFDEFVASYFDFLGVSEPEFFNMYREILLCKRAFLHLEGSVTFDYRPLQEFFSMGKDSTSVEMVKLPREYQFKSKDDLEAFETYISLVGVPVQNCLDVPRFVLPIKTIKAKEPRLVGRRFLVSYKSIKLGDLETKVPMVEVHQWQQNPENFQVLLQQFPKIETCNSSKDFQSLKPSLIEKIHSFTRKEILRAHPERILEGLAQSKHESHEVFLSSGKDSILEGILDGNELAMLLLENESLEAYSQDGEHYYSFIVDTCFEAEEVIPYREVLRKGLAKTLVSSHRNSSHMDKVVSALKSRYQEEESANLWQKRLWSLMEEHREGTYQAGTLPWNFEKSIKIFTRGDRSIPKPYSVLASMEEGTLSGIEFNSEEGPFFYRCLSHQTCIDPASVEKLFFAKGHLNEEILGSYIEHFIDKGVR, from the coding sequence TTGCTAGCGTTCTTTTATAAGCATCAGAAAAAATTCATGGGTTTAGTTATTGTCGGGGTATGTATATCCGGAATAGGTGTAGGCTGGGGACGCTATCCAGGAGAAGCAACGCGTAAAGGAGCTAATAAAGTTGTTTTTTCAGTGCCGGGGAAAAGGTATTCTGAGAGAGAATTCTTAGCTATTAAGAGATTCTTCGTGAATGAAGCCTATCCTTTTACAGGAAACCCTACGGAATGGAATTTTTTAAACGAGGGGTTGCTTACAGAGCGCTTTTTAACAAATAAAATTGGAGAAAAGCTGTTTTTAAAAGTATATTCTCAAGACTATCCTGCTTTTAAAAAAGAAAAGCGTTATCAGCCTTATCGACGCTTTGACTCTCCATTTATTTCTTCTGAAGAAGTCTGGAAATCTTCGGCCCCTCGTTTATACCAAGCTTTAACTACTTTGCAGGAAATAGAGAATCCCGTATCTCCTGAAGGATTTGTCGCTAGGGTTCAATTATTTTTAGAAGAGAAAAAATTTCCTCATTACATTCTTAAACAAATGCTTGAATATCGCAGGCAGATGTTTAACCTTCCTCAGGACGCGGTTTTGGCTCAGGGAAAAGACCTCCGTTTATTTGGTTATAGGAATATCTCTGATTGGTTTGGGGAAGCTTATGTATCTGCCGCTGTTGAAGCTCTGCTGCGCTTTGTCAATGAGCAGAAAAAAAATATAGCCATGCCTTCTTTAAAAGAAGCTCGTCAAGATTTTCAAGACAAAGCCCAGCAGGCTTTTACTAAATTGAGTAAACATGCTGGTCTAGCTTTAAGTTTTGATGAATTCGTTGCCTCTTACTTCGACTTTCTTGGAGTAAGTGAACCTGAATTTTTCAATATGTACCGAGAGATTCTTTTATGTAAGAGAGCCTTCTTGCACTTGGAAGGTAGTGTGACTTTTGATTACCGTCCTTTGCAAGAGTTCTTCTCTATGGGCAAAGACTCTACATCTGTGGAAATGGTCAAGCTTCCTCGGGAATATCAGTTTAAAAGTAAAGACGATTTGGAAGCTTTTGAAACTTATATTAGCCTTGTAGGAGTACCCGTACAAAATTGTCTTGATGTTCCTCGATTTGTTTTACCTATTAAAACTATAAAAGCAAAGGAACCAAGATTAGTGGGACGAAGATTTTTAGTGTCTTATAAGAGTATAAAACTCGGGGATTTAGAAACTAAAGTTCCTATGGTTGAGGTACATCAATGGCAACAAAATCCCGAGAATTTCCAAGTTCTACTTCAGCAGTTTCCGAAAATTGAAACATGTAATTCGAGCAAGGATTTTCAATCCCTTAAACCTTCTCTTATTGAAAAGATCCATTCCTTTACGAGAAAAGAAATACTTAGAGCACATCCGGAAAGAATTCTAGAGGGATTAGCGCAAAGTAAGCATGAAAGTCATGAAGTTTTCCTATCTTCTGGGAAAGATAGCATCTTAGAAGGGATTTTAGATGGGAATGAGTTAGCTATGCTCCTATTGGAAAACGAAAGCTTAGAAGCTTATAGTCAGGATGGCGAGCACTACTATTCTTTTATTGTTGATACATGCTTTGAAGCTGAGGAGGTTATTCCTTATCGTGAAGTATTGCGCAAGGGGCTTGCCAAAACCCTAGTTTCTTCGCATAGAAATTCCTCACATATGGATAAGGTTGTTTCCGCTTTAAAATCTCGCTATCAAGAGGAGGAGAGTGCTAATTTATGGCAAAAGCGTCTTTGGTCACTCATGGAAGAGCATAGAGAAGGAACTTACCAAGCAGGAACCCTACCTTGGAATTTTGAAAAATCTATAAAAATATTTACTCGTGGGGATCGGAGTATTCCTAAGCCTTATTCTGTACTAGCTTCTATGGAAGAGGGAACCTTATCGGGTATTGAATTTAATTCTGAAGAAGGCCCATTTTTCTATAGGTGTTTATCACATCAGACATGTATTGACCCCGCGAGTGTGGAGAAATTGTTCTTTGCTAAGGGGCATTTAAATGAAGAGATCCTTGGTAGCTATATAGAACATTTTATTGATAAGGGAGTCAGGTAA
- a CDS encoding Na(+)-transporting NADH-quinone reductase subunit B — translation MLKRFVNSIWEICQKDKFQRFTPVADAIDTFCYEPIHKSSSPPFIRDAVDVKRWMILVVVALFPATFSAIWNSGVQSLVYGSGNAQLMEAFLHISGFRSYLSFIFHDVGVFSVLWAGYKIFLPLLIISYSVGGACEVLFAVIRKHKIAEGLLVTGILYPLTLPPTIPYWMAALGIAFGVVVSKELFGGTGMNILNPALSGRAFLFFSFPAKMSGDVWVGSNPMKIKESLLAMNSTAGKSIIDGFSQSTCLHTLNSTPPSVKRVHVDAIASNILHMTHVPTQNVIQSQFSIWTESHPGLMLDKLTLEQLQSFVTSPLSEGGLGLLPTQFDSAYAITDVIYGIGKFSSGNLFWGNIVGSLGETSTFACLLGAIFLIVTGIASWRTMVSFGIGAFVTAWLFKIVSILIVGKHGAWAPARFFIPAYRQLFLGGLAFGLVFMATDPVSSPTMKLAKWIYGLFIGFMTILIRLINPAYPEGVMLAILLGNVFAPLLDYFAVRKYRRRRI, via the coding sequence ATGCTGAAACGATTTGTTAATTCCATCTGGGAAATTTGTCAAAAGGACAAATTTCAACGCTTTACTCCAGTTGCAGACGCTATCGATACGTTTTGCTACGAACCTATTCATAAATCTTCATCCCCTCCTTTCATTCGCGATGCTGTAGATGTCAAACGTTGGATGATACTTGTTGTTGTTGCTCTATTCCCAGCAACGTTCTCAGCCATATGGAATTCGGGAGTGCAATCTCTGGTCTACGGTTCGGGAAATGCCCAGCTTATGGAGGCATTTTTACACATCTCGGGTTTTCGTAGTTACCTCTCTTTTATCTTCCATGACGTCGGCGTATTCTCCGTTCTTTGGGCAGGATATAAAATTTTTTTGCCCCTACTAATAATTAGCTATTCGGTAGGAGGTGCTTGTGAAGTCCTCTTTGCTGTTATTCGCAAACATAAAATTGCTGAAGGATTGCTTGTTACAGGAATTCTCTATCCTCTAACTTTACCTCCAACCATTCCCTATTGGATGGCCGCATTAGGAATCGCTTTTGGCGTCGTCGTTAGTAAAGAGTTGTTTGGCGGTACGGGAATGAATATTCTCAATCCAGCCCTATCGGGAAGGGCTTTTCTATTCTTCTCATTTCCTGCAAAGATGAGCGGGGACGTTTGGGTAGGAAGCAACCCGATGAAAATTAAAGAAAGCCTTCTTGCCATGAATTCTACAGCAGGAAAATCAATTATAGATGGCTTTTCACAATCTACCTGCCTCCACACATTAAACTCTACGCCTCCTTCTGTAAAAAGAGTCCATGTAGATGCTATAGCATCTAACATTTTACATATGACACATGTCCCTACACAAAATGTGATACAATCACAATTTTCAATATGGACAGAGTCTCATCCTGGATTAATGTTAGATAAACTCACTTTAGAACAACTGCAAAGCTTTGTAACCTCGCCTCTTAGTGAAGGTGGTCTCGGTTTACTCCCCACGCAATTTGATTCCGCATATGCGATTACTGATGTTATCTATGGAATTGGGAAATTTTCTTCAGGGAATTTATTCTGGGGAAACATTGTTGGCTCCCTAGGGGAAACTTCAACATTTGCCTGTTTGCTTGGTGCGATATTTCTCATTGTCACAGGCATTGCCTCGTGGAGAACAATGGTATCATTCGGTATAGGAGCTTTCGTCACAGCATGGCTGTTTAAAATTGTCAGCATCCTTATTGTCGGAAAACATGGTGCTTGGGCTCCTGCAAGATTTTTCATTCCTGCCTACCGACAGTTATTCCTTGGAGGTTTAGCCTTCGGTCTTGTATTCATGGCTACGGACCCCGTCTCATCGCCAACCATGAAATTAGCAAAATGGATTTATGGGTTGTTTATTGGCTTTATGACAATACTTATCCGACTAATAAATCCTGCATATCCCGAAGGAGTTATGCTAGCCATTCTTCTAGGGAATGTATTTGCTCCTCTTCTTGATTACTTTGCTGTAAGAAAGTATAGACGAAGGAGAATTTAA
- a CDS encoding phospholipase D-like domain-containing protein, with product MKKIHWGLVIAIFCSFITKDACAFIVHFPSYQEQAGVLVHENSVEVYEKLLSAIDVANHYVELCPCMAGGDLLTEIIEHLDARMSEVPELRAYILIQPTFIDSKDKQLLEHMRSLWPDRFFYMFTGCPPGSSILAPNVIESHIKLSIVDGKFIFMGGTNFEDFMCTRGDAIPDPVESPRLVIGGIQRPRAFRDQDVTLCSAKLGSELRKEFHAHYALWSAYANNPWFNKNLSDFRALSFPELSVEEAESTYCREIEDHVDFITTDLKNIRVIFSGPDESINAITQEYVRLISGAEKSIQIANMYFIPKDEIIEGIKSACHRGVRTEILTNGCTENSPDLTAVYAWGNRMNYFFLAYGERPSLWKKYAFSKKQPCSSLSISEYFVRDTQLHKKCMIVDQRFFVIGSYNFGKKSDLFDYESIVVIDSPEVAERADTVFKKDLSLSKPVANSEIFQWYFDPIHNLIGHLQINFMPA from the coding sequence ATGAAAAAGATACATTGGGGTTTAGTTATTGCTATCTTCTGTTCGTTTATAACAAAAGATGCTTGCGCTTTCATAGTGCATTTCCCCTCCTATCAAGAACAGGCCGGAGTCCTTGTTCACGAGAATAGTGTGGAAGTTTACGAAAAACTTCTATCAGCCATCGATGTCGCTAATCATTATGTTGAACTATGTCCCTGTATGGCCGGGGGCGACCTATTAACCGAGATTATCGAGCATTTGGATGCTCGTATGTCTGAGGTTCCCGAGCTGCGTGCCTATATCCTCATTCAGCCTACATTTATTGATAGCAAGGATAAGCAACTTCTTGAACATATGAGATCCCTTTGGCCTGATAGGTTCTTCTATATGTTTACCGGCTGTCCTCCAGGATCGAGTATTCTAGCTCCTAATGTAATAGAGAGTCATATAAAGCTTTCTATCGTGGACGGTAAGTTCATTTTTATGGGAGGAACGAATTTCGAAGACTTTATGTGTACTAGAGGGGATGCGATTCCCGACCCCGTAGAATCTCCCCGTTTAGTTATTGGAGGAATTCAAAGACCCCGAGCGTTTCGTGATCAGGATGTTACTCTCTGTTCGGCAAAACTTGGGAGCGAGTTAAGAAAAGAATTTCATGCGCACTACGCTCTTTGGAGTGCTTATGCAAATAATCCGTGGTTTAATAAGAATCTCAGTGATTTTCGAGCGCTTTCTTTCCCTGAGCTCTCCGTTGAAGAGGCCGAGTCTACCTATTGCCGTGAAATAGAGGATCACGTCGATTTTATAACAACAGATCTTAAAAATATCCGCGTCATTTTTTCAGGCCCAGATGAGAGCATAAATGCTATTACTCAAGAATATGTACGTTTAATTTCCGGGGCAGAGAAATCTATCCAAATTGCGAACATGTACTTTATCCCTAAAGATGAAATTATTGAGGGAATAAAATCAGCATGTCATCGTGGAGTACGCACAGAAATCCTCACCAATGGATGTACTGAAAATAGTCCCGATCTTACAGCCGTATATGCTTGGGGAAATCGTATGAACTATTTCTTTTTAGCTTATGGCGAGCGCCCCTCGTTATGGAAGAAGTACGCCTTTTCTAAAAAGCAACCATGTAGTTCTCTTTCTATAAGTGAATATTTTGTGCGCGATACGCAGCTACATAAAAAATGTATGATTGTGGATCAACGTTTCTTTGTAATAGGTAGCTACAATTTTGGAAAGAAAAGCGATCTTTTTGATTATGAAAGTATAGTGGTCATTGATTCTCCAGAAGTTGCTGAAAGGGCAGATACTGTCTTTAAAAAAGATTTGAGTTTATCCAAACCTGTTGCGAATTCTGAGATTTTTCAATGGTATTTCGATCCCATTCACAATCTTATTGGTCATTTGCAAATTAACTTTATGCCTGCTTAG
- a CDS encoding lipoyl protein ligase domain-containing protein, with product MTIRIVDSGKGSSEAHMARDKYLLENLKKGEVILHLYEWSGLYPLTYGYFMRPEKFLIDDRAALGMDSAIRPTGGGFVFHHGDYAFSLLVSSEHPLYAPTVLENYHSVNQIVLQVLSKVFRIEGTLAFNEDAHHPQTSNFCMARASKYDVMMGDRKVGGAAQRTVKHGFLHQGSVFLSGSPLEFYQKFLLPDVIDTIVPAIEKRAFFPLGLSASSSDLFDARRAIKEGLIQIFSRGLL from the coding sequence ATGACCATTCGCATAGTGGATTCCGGAAAAGGAAGCTCAGAAGCCCATATGGCTAGGGATAAGTATTTGCTAGAGAACCTGAAAAAGGGGGAGGTAATTCTTCACCTCTACGAGTGGAGCGGTCTATATCCCCTCACTTACGGCTATTTCATGCGTCCAGAAAAATTTTTAATTGACGATCGAGCTGCTCTTGGTATGGATTCTGCCATTCGGCCCACGGGGGGAGGCTTTGTTTTTCATCACGGGGACTATGCTTTTTCGTTGCTAGTGTCATCAGAACATCCTCTGTACGCACCTACTGTACTAGAGAATTATCATTCGGTAAATCAGATCGTGCTACAGGTTTTGAGTAAAGTTTTTCGTATAGAAGGAACCCTAGCTTTCAACGAGGACGCGCATCATCCGCAAACCTCGAATTTTTGTATGGCTAGAGCATCAAAATACGATGTTATGATGGGGGATAGGAAGGTTGGGGGAGCTGCCCAGCGTACTGTGAAACATGGATTCCTCCACCAGGGATCCGTATTTTTATCAGGGAGTCCTTTAGAGTTTTATCAAAAGTTTCTTTTGCCAGATGTTATAGATACTATAGTTCCGGCAATTGAAAAACGAGCTTTTTTCCCCCTAGGCTTGTCTGCATCTTCTTCAGATCTTTTTGATGCGAGAAGGGCAATTAAAGAGGGGTTAATTCAGATCTTTTCAAGAGGACTTCTATGA
- a CDS encoding membrane protein, translated as MTNNIQRFQRPSPETPNTITLLYRLHEEPLEESEGLRTFRRVLSALLTALAILVMIVFTVQSQVITPAALYTAIFFACCALVCIAMFMVKHVLCQFPQIARDTIEHS; from the coding sequence ATGACGAATAACATCCAAAGGTTTCAACGCCCCTCCCCAGAAACTCCAAACACAATAACTTTATTATATCGTTTACACGAAGAGCCCTTGGAGGAATCTGAGGGACTACGAACTTTCCGCAGGGTACTGTCAGCACTTCTGACGGCTCTGGCGATACTCGTTATGATAGTCTTTACAGTTCAATCCCAAGTAATTACTCCTGCGGCATTATATACCGCAATTTTCTTTGCTTGTTGTGCTTTGGTATGTATAGCTATGTTTATGGTGAAACATGTGCTATGCCAGTTCCCCCAAATTGCTAGAGACACTATCGAACATTCTTAG
- the nqrE gene encoding NADH:ubiquinone reductase (Na(+)-transporting) subunit E yields the protein MWLGEYTWLNVFGIFLQATFIQNILLSNFLGMCSYLACSGRVSTANGLGMSVALVLTITGSINWAVHAFITGPKALTWLSPALANVNLNFLELIIFIVVIAAFTQILELLLEKISRNLYLSLGIFLPLIAVNCAILGGVLFGITRNYPFIPMMIFSLGAGCGWWLAIVLFATIKEKLAYSDIPKNLQGMGISFITTGLIAMAFMSLTGIDISKPSVTTSGSDTEIYDISSSEIKDFKSETKMNTAPSQHATKVKAINRKKGKA from the coding sequence ATGTGGTTAGGCGAATATACATGGCTAAATGTCTTTGGTATCTTTTTACAAGCAACCTTTATCCAAAATATCCTTTTATCTAATTTCCTTGGAATGTGTAGTTATCTTGCCTGTTCAGGCAGGGTCTCTACAGCTAACGGTCTAGGAATGTCCGTAGCATTAGTTCTTACCATCACCGGCAGTATTAACTGGGCGGTGCATGCGTTTATTACAGGACCTAAAGCTCTCACTTGGCTATCTCCAGCATTAGCTAATGTAAATTTAAACTTTCTTGAGCTTATCATCTTTATTGTTGTTATTGCAGCTTTCACGCAAATCCTCGAATTGCTTTTAGAGAAGATATCTAGGAATCTCTATCTTTCTTTGGGAATCTTCCTACCATTAATTGCTGTAAACTGCGCCATCTTAGGAGGGGTATTATTCGGAATCACCCGCAACTATCCATTTATTCCTATGATGATATTTTCTTTAGGAGCCGGATGTGGGTGGTGGTTGGCTATTGTGTTATTTGCGACTATCAAAGAAAAGCTTGCCTATTCTGATATTCCTAAAAACCTTCAAGGAATGGGAATTTCCTTCATTACTACAGGGCTTATAGCAATGGCATTCATGAGTCTAACAGGTATTGATATTTCGAAGCCTTCGGTAACAACGTCGGGATCTGATACAGAAATCTATGACATCTCTTCATCAGAAATAAAGGATTTCAAATCTGAGACAAAAATGAACACAGCGCCATCACAACACGCTACCAAGGTAAAAGCAATAAATAGGAAAAAGGGAAAAGCCTAG
- the nqrD gene encoding NADH:ubiquinone reductase (Na(+)-transporting) subunit D, which produces MADNKPYKSYFLDPLWNNNQPLIAILGICSALAVTTTVKTAITMGLAVSFVTGCSSFFVSLLRKITPDSVRMITQLIIISLFVIVIDQFLKAFFFNISKTLSVFVGLIITNCIVMGRAESLARNVPPIPAFLDGLASGLGYGWVLVFVSIIREFFGFGTLLGLQLIPKCFYASEAHPDGYENFGLMVLAPSAFFLLGIMIWVVNILRSKKAKR; this is translated from the coding sequence ATGGCAGACAATAAACCCTATAAAAGTTATTTCCTTGATCCTCTTTGGAACAACAACCAACCCTTAATCGCTATTTTAGGGATTTGTTCTGCCCTGGCTGTAACAACAACGGTAAAAACAGCGATTACCATGGGTCTAGCCGTAAGTTTTGTTACGGGATGCTCTTCATTCTTCGTATCCTTACTGCGAAAAATTACCCCCGATAGCGTACGTATGATTACGCAGCTAATTATCATTAGCTTATTTGTAATTGTAATTGATCAGTTCTTAAAAGCTTTTTTCTTTAACATTTCAAAAACACTTTCTGTGTTCGTTGGATTAATCATTACCAACTGTATCGTAATGGGAAGAGCAGAAAGTCTAGCTAGAAACGTCCCTCCCATTCCAGCATTTTTAGATGGCTTAGCCTCGGGATTAGGCTACGGTTGGGTTTTAGTTTTTGTCAGTATAATACGAGAATTCTTCGGTTTTGGAACTCTTCTTGGATTACAACTCATCCCAAAATGTTTCTATGCTTCCGAAGCTCATCCTGATGGCTATGAAAACTTCGGCTTGATGGTTTTAGCTCCTTCAGCATTCTTCCTTTTAGGCATTATGATTTGGGTAGTAAATATTCTTAGATCTAAGAAGGCAAAAAGGTAG
- a CDS encoding Na(+)-translocating NADH-quinone reductase subunit C, with product MSSGKSKRHLNQTWYVILFIFALSLFSSVFLSTIYYILAPFQERAVVFDRDQQMLTAARVLDFSGKFQIYENDAWHPATYDKKSHLLKITEKAPVVTGSVLDSYTQGFVRPLLANRRGEMFSFKEKNLNVAEFIEKHQNGHFYQQPLLLFYVILENTEKARAMSDAEVIKNPSVIRAIIIPISGFGLWGPIYGYLAVENNGDTVLGTAWYQQAETPGLGANIANPHWQKQFYGKKIFLEAASGTTDFATTPLGLEVIKGSVQSVFGTSPKARSSIDGISGATLTCNGVTEAYALSLAPYRNLLISFAQLNNQRDRNGRQ from the coding sequence ATGTCTTCAGGGAAATCGAAGCGCCATCTGAATCAAACCTGGTACGTTATCCTTTTCATCTTTGCGTTAAGTTTATTCTCTAGCGTTTTCCTTTCTACCATATACTATATTCTTGCTCCTTTCCAAGAACGAGCTGTTGTTTTTGATCGCGACCAGCAAATGTTAACTGCAGCGCGAGTATTAGACTTTTCGGGTAAATTCCAAATCTATGAAAATGATGCTTGGCATCCTGCTACATACGATAAGAAATCCCATCTGCTTAAAATTACAGAGAAAGCACCTGTTGTCACAGGCTCTGTTTTAGACTCCTATACTCAAGGTTTTGTTCGCCCCCTACTTGCAAATAGACGCGGGGAGATGTTTTCTTTCAAAGAAAAAAATCTCAATGTTGCAGAGTTTATAGAAAAACATCAAAACGGCCATTTTTACCAACAGCCTCTACTTCTATTTTACGTAATCTTAGAAAATACAGAAAAAGCCAGAGCTATGAGTGATGCAGAAGTCATTAAAAATCCTTCTGTAATTCGTGCTATTATTATTCCTATTTCAGGATTTGGTTTATGGGGGCCTATTTATGGTTATCTCGCTGTGGAAAATAACGGTGATACGGTATTAGGAACAGCGTGGTATCAACAGGCAGAAACTCCAGGATTAGGAGCAAATATCGCTAATCCACATTGGCAAAAGCAATTTTATGGGAAAAAGATCTTCTTGGAGGCTGCTTCAGGAACTACAGATTTCGCAACAACCCCTCTGGGACTTGAAGTAATTAAAGGATCGGTACAATCAGTATTTGGAACATCTCCGAAAGCACGGTCATCAATTGATGGTATTTCCGGAGCTACATTAACATGTAACGGCGTTACTGAAGCCTACGCTCTATCTCTGGCTCCTTATCGTAATTTGTTAATATCTTTCGCTCAGCTTAATAATCAGAGAGATCGTAATGGCAGACAATAA